From a single Raphanus sativus cultivar WK10039 chromosome 3, ASM80110v3, whole genome shotgun sequence genomic region:
- the LOC108845693 gene encoding laccase-8-like, producing the protein MQTTLRVKNVAVKPLCKEQMIPTVNGRLPGPTINVREGDTLVVHVINNSTHNITIHWHGVFQLKSSWMDGANMITQCPIQPRNNFTYRFDITGQEGTLLWHAHVVNLRATLHGALIIRPRSGRPYPFPKPYKEVPLVFEQWWDADIELLNSRPAPISDAYLINGLAGDSYPCSTNRMFKLRVEQGKTYLLRIINAALNTHLFFKIANHNVTVVSVDAAYTTPYVSDVMILTPGQTVDALLTADQPIGTYYMSISPYTSANSLVPVPPSNPIRSLIVYEGAKLTTSPSSPLMPSGMIAISTAHRFSSNITSLVGGPYWTPVPSHVDEKMFVTMGLGLNPCPQGTKCIGPFGQRYSGSLNNRTFLIPETISLQEAYFYNIGGVYTDDFPNQPPTKFDYANFGVRTNSEYKMMFPERKTSVKTLKYNSTVEIVVQNTGMISAESHPMHLHGFNFYVLGYGFGNYDPIRDAEKLNLVNPQMHNTVGVPPGGWVVVRFIANNPGAWMFHCHMDAHLPYGIIMVFIVKNGPTPETSLQPPPSNLPQCTRDPTIYESLATNVDLYS; encoded by the exons ATGCAGACAACTTTACGT GTTAAAAACGTGGCGGTGAAACCGTTGTGCAAGGAGCAAATGATACCGACTGTTAACGGAAGACTTCCCGGTCCAACAATAAACGTTAGAGAAGGCGACACTCTCGTGGTTCATGTTATCAACAACTCTACTCACAATATAACCATCCATTG GCATGGAGTGTTTCAGTTGAAAAGCTCATGGATGGACGGTGCGAATATGATAACTCAATGTCCGATTCAACCACGTAATAACTTCACGTATCGGTTCGATATCACCGGACAGGAAGGTACTTTGTTATGGCATGCGCACGTCGTTAATCTACGTGCCACTCTTCATGGAGCTCTAATCATCCGTCCTAGATCAGGTCGTCCTTATCCCTTTCCTAAACCCTACAAGGAAGTTCCTCTCGTTTTTG AACAATGGTGGGACGCAGATATTGAACTTCTAAATTCACGGCCAGCTCCGATTTCTGATGCGTACCTCATCAATGGCCTCGCTGGAGATTCATATCCTTGCTCTACGAACA GGATGTTTAAGCTCAGGGTAGAACAAGGGAAAACATACTTGCTAAGGATTATAAACGCGGCGCTGAACACTCACCTCTTCTTCAAAATAGCCAATCACAACGTGACAGTTGTCTCTGTAGATGCTGCCTACACAACACCTTACGTTAGCGATGTGATGATTTTGACGCCGGGACAAACCGTCGACGCACTTCTCACGGCTGACCAGCCCATAGGAACGTACTACATGTCCATAAGCCCTTACACTAGTGCAAACTCGTTAGTACCGGTACCCCCTAGTAATCCTATTAGAAGTCTAATCGTCTACGAGGGTGCAAAGTTGACAACATCCCCATCAAGCCCGTTGATGCCTTCAGGGATGATAGCAATATCCACCGCTCACAGATTCTCCTCGAACATCACTAGCCTCGTGGGTGGACCATACTGGACGCCAGTGCCTAGCCACGTGGATGAGAAGATGTTCGTAACCATGGGGCTTGGCTTAAACCCATGCCCTCAGGGAACCAAGTGTATTGGTCCGTTTGGTCAGCGCTATTCTGGTTCTCTCAACAACCGTACTTTTTTGATCCCCGAAACGATTTCACTCCAAGAAGCTTATTTCTATAACATCGGTGGAGTATACACAGATGACTTCCCCAACCAACCTCCGACGAAATTTGACTATGCCAATTTTGGCGTCCGTACAAATTCTGAATACAAAATGATGTTTCCGGAGAGAAAGACTAGCGTCAAAACACTTAAATATAATTCTACAGTTGAGATTGTTGTGCAGAACACAGGGATGATTAGCGCAGAGAGCCATCCCATGCACCTTCACGGCTTCAATTTTTATGTGCTGGGTTATGGATTTGGTAACTATGATCCCATCCGCGATGCAGAAAAGCTAAATCTAGTTAACCCGCAAATGCACAATACCGTCGGTGTACCACCAGGTGGATGGGTTGTCGTAAGATTTATTGCCAATAATCCCG GTGCATGGATGTTCCACTGTCACATGGATGCACATTTACCTTACGGAATTATTATGGTTTTCATAGTTAAAAATGGACCAACTCCAGAAACAAGCTTGCAACCTCCGCCGTCGAATCTTCCACAATGCACTCGTGATCCCACGATCTATGAGTCACTGGCAACAAACGTTGATTTGTATTCCTAG
- the LOC108846499 gene encoding uncharacterized protein LOC108846499 produces MSSFEISHLDLENGSGERYYRRSDVSEIGEDSSSCDYDYDFHSAVRSFCGEFEFPDLEDLSESESESSRGGSADEEKDCRICHLGLESSRRECGDPMVLGCSCKDDLGYVHKQCAETWFKIKGDKTCEICRSIALNFSKAGNEIDQTTTIETSVNDVEAGNSSTVVATMDSDDRRFWRGNRFLNFLLTCMVSAFVISWFFHFNLPSQQ; encoded by the exons atgtCATCTTTCGAAATATCTCACCTTGATTTAGAAAATGGTTCCGGCGAGCGTTATTACCGTCGAAGTGACGTCAGCGAGATCGGAGAAGACAGCTCTTCCTGCGACTATGACTACGATTTTCACTCTGCTGTAAGGAGCTTTTGCGGCGAGTTTGAGTTTCCTGATTTGGAGGATCTCTCGGAATCAGAATCGGAATCCTCCCGAGGAGGGTCCGCAGACGAGGAGAAAGATTGCCGGATTTGCCATTTGGGTTTAGAGAGTAGCCGCCGTGAATGTGGAGACCCAATGGTTCTTGGATGCTCTTGTAAAGATGATTTGGGTTATGTTCATAAGCAATGTGCCGAGACTTGGTTCAAGATCAAGGGTGACAA GACTTGCGAGATTTGTCGTTCGATAGCTTTAAACTTCTCTAAAGCTGGCAACGAGATTGATCAAACAACAACGATTGAAACCAGTGTGAATGACGTGGAGGCTGGAAATTCATCTACGGTGGTGGCCACAATGGATTCCGATGACCGGAGATTCTGGAGAGGGAATAGGTTTCTTAACTTTCTTTTAACATGTATGGTCTCTGCATTTGTAATCTCATGGTTCTTTCACTTCAACTTGCCTTCACAACAATGA
- the LOC108846501 gene encoding LOW QUALITY PROTEIN: L-type lectin-domain containing receptor kinase S.7 (The sequence of the model RefSeq protein was modified relative to this genomic sequence to represent the inferred CDS: deleted 2 bases in 1 codon): protein MAVVLKTLAFLFVLSLETMAITTDASSSFSFDGFVKSPGFDKNVALFGDSKLVSGGGGSSIQLTGSVSRSQGRVIYMKPIKLFQGTSTTKGRNFSGSVSTSFSFSMMSSKEIGSVLAFVMVPSGLDLKFFGRKDNTSSALGFLLHKQIVAVEFGISKRGNRVGILVGRPESAKVRRNLSSFFYGHFSGVEKRLNCWVDYEASSKRIEVRLSLLNASLKPVDPFLSYSLDLAQIWKEEKFMVGLTSANGNSSEPHYLHSWSFNLTHPSIRIHSQPLDPNTVSKSVEEEKTVEVKGKKSKCIFWRKLALFILGVVCGSLGALLASHLWTICGNRRSVAVVPEDRVTEKSNLHNCG, encoded by the exons ATGGCGGTAGTTTTGAAAACCCTAGCTTTTCTGTTCGTTTTAAGCCTAGAAACTATGGCTATTACTACGGATGCAAGTTCCTCGTTTTCCTTTGATGGGTTCGTGAAATCTCCGGGCTTTGACAAGAACGTCGCTCTGTTTGGAGATTCTAAGCTCGTCAGTGGTGGTGGAGGTTCGTCGATTCAGCTGACTGGCTCAGTGAGTCGGAGCCAAGGGCGTGTCATTTACATGAAACCTATCAAACTGTTCCAAGGTACTAGTACTACTAAAGGGAGAAACTTTTCAGGTTCAGTCTCCACTAGTTTCTCCTTTTCCATGATGTCCTCCAAAGAGATTGGTAGTGTCCTGGCTTTTGTAATGGTCCCAAGTGGTTTGGATCTTAAGTTTTTTGGTAGAAAGGATAACACTTCCTCTGCTCTAGGTTTCTTACTGCATAAACAGATTGTTGCTGTTGAGTTTGGTATCTCCAAGAGAGGAAACCGTGTTGGGATCTTAGTTGGTAGACCTGAATCTGCTAAAGTTAGAAGAAActtgtcatcttttttttatgGCCACTTCAGTGGAGTGGAG AAGAGATTGAATTGTTGGGTTGATTACGAGGCGAGCTCGAAGAGAATAGAGGTTCGTTTGAGTCTATTAAATGCCTCCTTGAAGCCTGTAGATCCATTCCTGTCATACTCACTAGACTTGGCTCAAATATGGAAAGAAGAGAAATTCATGGTGGGTTTGACCTCTGCAAATGGAAACTCTTCGGAGCCACATTATCTACATTCATGGAGCTTCAACCTCACACATCCCTCCATCAGGATTCACTCCCAGCCGCTTGATCCAAACACAGTTTCTAAGTCTGTTGAGGAGGAGAAGACGGTGGAAGTAAAGGGGAAGAAGAGCAAGTGTATTTTTTGGAGAAAGCTAGCTTTATTTATCCTGGGTGTGGTTTGTGGAAGTCTAGGAGCGTTGTTAGCGTCACACCTTTGGACAATATGCGGTAATAGGCGGTCAGTCGCAGTGGTTCCTGAGGATCGTGTTACTGAAAAATCAAATCTCCACAATTGTGGTTAA
- the LOC108846500 gene encoding pentatricopeptide repeat-containing protein At5g01110 — MVAHRLLHSRILFFSRFKTPRSPSRPLKTLTTSSSSLAPESETTPSSSSDPYLVDKLCFSLTQGNNNNNTASLRNHLIRLNPLAVVEVLYRFRNDLTLAQRFIHQLGFNLPYFKHTSFSLSAIIHILVRSGRLSDAQSCLLRMIRRSGVSRAEVVTSLVSTYTNCASNDSVFDLLIRTYVQARKLREAHEAFTLLRSKGYVVSIDACNALIGSLVRLGWVELAWGVYHDISLSGTSINVYTLNIMVNALCKDGQMDKVGAFISQVQEKMGFHPDIVTYNTLISAYSSKGFTEEAFELMNAMPSKGFCPGVYTYNTLINGLCKHRRYERAKEVFADMLKSGLSPDSATYRSLLMEACKKGDAVEVEEVFSDMRCRDVVPDLVCFSSVMSLFARRGDLDKALVYFSLVKDAGLVPDNVIYTVLIQGYCKKGMISEAMDLRNEMLRHGCCMDVVAYNTILHGLCKRKMMCDADKLFREMTERGLFPDSYTLTILIDGHCKLGNLQNAMELFEKMKEKRIRLDVVTYNTLLDGFGKVGDIDTAKEIWTDMVSRDILPTPVSYSILVNALCSKGHLSEAFRVWDEMLSKGIKPTVMICNSMIKGYCRSGNASDGESFLDKMVSEGFVPDIITYNTLIHGYVREENMSRAFGLVKKMEEEKQGGLVPDVFTYNSILHGFCRQNQMKEAEAVLRKMIERGVNPDKSTYTCLINGFVSQDNLTEAFRFHDEMLQRGFSPDDQF; from the coding sequence ATGGTTGCTCACCGTTTGTTACATTCAAGAATCCTCTTTTTCTCCCGCTTTAAAACCCCTCGCTCTCCTTCTAGACCTCTCAAAACCTTGACAACATCGTCATCATCGCTAGCTCCCGAATCCGAAACAACCCCATCATCCTCTTCGGATCCATACTTGGTGGACAAACTCTGTTTCAGTTTGACGCAAGGCAATAATAACAACAACACAGCTTCTTTGCGAAACCACCTGATTCGACTAAACCCTCTAGCCGTCGTCGAGGTTCTGTACCGCTTCCGAAACGACTTAACTCTAGCTCAAAGGTTCATCCATCAATTAGGTTTTAACCTTCCCTATTTCAAGCACACATCTTTCTCTCTAAGCGCAATCATCCACATCCTCGTGAGGAGCGGGAGGTTATCCGATGCACAGAGTTGTCTTCTCAGGATGATTAGGAGAAGTGGCGTCTCCAGAGCAGAGGTTGTGACCTCCTTGGTTTCCACTTACACTAACTGCGCCTCCAACGATTCCGTTTTCGATTTGTTGATTAGGACTTACGTTCAGGCTAGAAAACTCAGAGAGGCTCACGAGGCTTTTACTTTGCTGAGAAGCAAAGGTTATGTAGTTTCTATAGACGCGTGTAACGCTCTCATTGGGAGCTTGGTGAGGCTCGGGTGGGTAGAATTGGCCTGGGGGGTTTATCATGACATTTCTTTGAGTGGAACAAGTATTAATGTCTACACTCTCAACATCATGGTTAATGCCTTGTGCAAAGATGGTCAGATGGATAAAGTCGGAGCCTTTATATCACAGGTGCAAGAGAAGATGGGTTTTCATCCTGATATCGTTACCTATAATACGTTGATCAGCGCTTACTCTAGTAAAGGTTTTACGGAAGAGGCGTTTGAGTTGATGAATGCTATGCCTAGTAAAGGGTTTTGTCCTGGTGTTTATACTTACAACACTCTCATCAATGGGCTGTGTAAGCATCGGAGATACGAGAGAGCTAAGGAGGTTTTCGCTGACATGTTGAAATCTGGTTTGAGTCCTGACTCTGCTACCTACAGATCGTTGCTGATGGAGGCTTGTAAGAAGGGAGATGCGGTTGAGGTAGAAGAGGTTTTCAGTGATATGAGATGTAGGGATGTTGTTCCTGATTTGGTTTGCTTTAGCTCGGTAATGAGTCTTTTTGCTCGGAGGGGAGATCTCGACAAGGCGTTAGTGTATTTTAGCTTAGTGAAGGATGCTGGTCTGGTTCCCGACAACGTGATCTACACGGTTCTTATCCAAGGGTATTGTAAGAAAGGTATGATCTCTGAAGCTATGGATTTGAGAAACGAAATGCTTCGGCATGGTTGTTGTATGGATGTTGTTGCCTATAATACCATTTTGCACGGCTTATGCAAACGGAAAATGATGTGTGATGCGGATAAACTGTTCAGAGAGATGACCGAAAGGGGTTTGTTTCCAGACTCTTACACTCTAACCATACTTATTGATGGGCACTGTAAGCTTGGAAACCTGCAAAACGCGATGGAGCTTTTcgagaagatgaaagaaaagAGGATCAGACTCGATGTTGTGACGTACAACACGCTGTTAGATGGGTTTGGTAAAGTAGGCGATATCGATACAGCAAAGGAGATATGGACAGATATGGTATCAAGAGACATTCTGCCGACTCCTGTATCCTACAGCATTCTGGTTAACGCGCTGTGCAGCAAAGGCCATCTCTCTGAGGCATTTCGAGTGTGGGATGAGATGCTCAGTAAAGGTATAAAGCCAACGGTCATGATTTGTAATTCAATGATAAAGGGATATTGCCGCTCTGGTAATGCCTCGGATGGAGAAAGCTTTTTGGACAAGATGGTCTCTGAAGGTTTTGTGCCGGATATCATAACTTACAACACATTGATACATGGTTACGTTAGAGAAGAAAACATGAGCAGAGCTTTTGGTTTGGTGAAGAAGATGGAGGAAGAAAAGCAAGGGGGATTAGTGCCTGACGTCTTTACGTACAATTCCATCTTACACGGGTTTTGTAGACAAAACCAGATGAAAGAAGCTGAGGCTGTGTTGAGGAAGATGATTGAGAGAGGTGTAAATCCTGACAAGTCAACGTATACTTGTCTAATAAATGGATTTGTTTCTCAAGATAACTTAACAGAGGCGTTTAGGTTTCACGATGAGATGTTGCAGAGAGGATTCTCCCCTGATGATCAGTTCTGA